One part of the Peptococcaceae bacterium genome encodes these proteins:
- a CDS encoding SurA N-terminal domain-containing protein: MKKTPGLIAGLLVLVLLAAGCGTRVAATVNGEKITEAELNKRVEQAAAWYGYDLKSPENKDLTAQLQEQVLESLVMEKVVRQAAGEMKIEVKKEEIEEELKKIRDQLKTEENYADFLKKRKFTEKDLQTYIGNQLLLDKLFGEVTKDITAPSRDSRQYYEEHKEEFFVKEQVKARNIVVKTEEEAKNIISRLGSGEDFAKLAAELSIDPTAKETGGLIDYFDRDAMYIQEFKDAAFSLKAGQYTKTPVKTVYGYHIIKVEDRKPARQYSFEEIKDELESRLLMEEKNEKFLTYVDDLIEKANIERKLLEKEPQAGSQPQPENQE; this comes from the coding sequence ATGAAAAAAACCCCCGGCTTGATTGCAGGCCTTCTTGTCCTGGTCCTGCTGGCCGCAGGCTGCGGGACCAGGGTGGCGGCCACCGTGAACGGCGAGAAAATAACGGAGGCCGAGCTGAACAAGAGGGTCGAGCAGGCGGCGGCATGGTACGGCTATGACCTGAAAAGCCCGGAAAACAAGGATTTGACGGCTCAACTGCAGGAACAGGTCCTGGAGAGCCTGGTCATGGAAAAGGTCGTTCGCCAGGCTGCCGGTGAAATGAAGATCGAAGTTAAAAAGGAAGAGATAGAAGAAGAGCTAAAAAAAATCCGCGACCAGTTAAAAACGGAGGAGAATTACGCCGATTTTTTGAAAAAGCGGAAATTCACGGAAAAGGACCTGCAAACATACATCGGAAACCAGCTGCTCCTCGATAAACTGTTCGGGGAAGTGACCAAAGATATAACTGCCCCGAGCAGGGACAGCAGGCAGTATTACGAAGAGCACAAGGAAGAATTCTTCGTTAAGGAGCAGGTCAAGGCCAGGAACATAGTGGTGAAAACGGAAGAAGAAGCGAAAAACATCATCTCCCGCCTGGGCAGCGGCGAGGATTTCGCCAAGCTGGCCGCCGAGCTGTCGATCGACCCCACCGCCAAGGAAACCGGCGGCCTTATCGATTACTTTGACCGGGATGCCATGTACATCCAGGAATTCAAAGACGCCGCCTTTTCCCTGAAAGCGGGCCAGTACACGAAAACCCCGGTGAAGACTGTTTACGGCTACCATATTATCAAGGTGGAGGACAGGAAGCCCGCCCGGCAGTATTCGTTCGAGGAAATAAAGGACGAGCTGGAAAGCCGCCTGTTGATGGAGGAAAAGAATGAAAAATTTCTAACCTATGTCGACGACCTGATAGAAAAGGCGAATATTGAAAGAAAGCTCCTGGAGAAAGAGCCGCAGGCGGGCAGCCAGCCGCAGCCGGAAAACCAGGAATAA